A window of the Novipirellula caenicola genome harbors these coding sequences:
- a CDS encoding sigma-54 dependent transcriptional regulator produces the protein MSDESANPNASSESARLYDPGELRLLVVDNEAAHARAMTESLEKVGYKCEVATSGPEAAKLVQRETYDIIITDMVMNDVDGMEILKLARKQLPDCEVVMVTGHATVPIAVEAMQKGAFNFLEKPITPARLRAIVEKAADAVALRRQNTELMQRLDERYGFEGIVYTSDKMKGVIDRLRRIAATDATVLITGESGTGKEMIAQAIHQNSPRRNKRIVALNTRAVSENLVESELFGHVKGSFTDAVADRVGAFQYANGGTLFLDEVGDMPMSTQIKLLRVLEESQITRVGDNKSIKVNVRLISATNRPLEDMIETGVFRNDLYFRLKVVTVELPALRERRDDVIPLMDHFRKMFLRRHEKPTAHFTPAVTKRFFAYDWPGNIRQLRNFVETMVVLDTDGSLDIDDLPPELADEAPESSEPVALVGGGESSLIGQPLSTVERWAIEETLKLTGGNREEAAKILKIGARTLYRRLDQYKNEEEGGEEEQAE, from the coding sequence ATGAGTGACGAGTCAGCCAATCCAAACGCCTCTAGTGAGTCGGCCCGATTGTACGATCCGGGCGAACTTCGATTACTGGTGGTCGACAACGAAGCCGCGCATGCTCGGGCGATGACGGAAAGCCTGGAAAAAGTCGGTTACAAGTGCGAAGTCGCCACCAGTGGCCCCGAAGCAGCAAAGCTTGTCCAGCGAGAGACCTACGACATCATCATCACCGACATGGTGATGAACGATGTCGACGGGATGGAGATACTGAAGCTCGCGCGCAAACAGTTGCCTGATTGCGAAGTCGTGATGGTGACCGGTCACGCCACCGTTCCGATCGCGGTCGAAGCGATGCAGAAAGGGGCGTTCAACTTCCTCGAAAAACCGATCACGCCCGCAAGACTACGCGCGATCGTGGAAAAAGCGGCCGATGCGGTCGCGTTGCGTCGACAAAACACCGAGTTGATGCAGCGGTTGGACGAACGCTATGGTTTCGAAGGGATCGTCTACACCAGCGACAAGATGAAAGGCGTGATCGATCGCTTGCGACGGATCGCTGCCACCGACGCAACCGTACTGATCACGGGCGAAAGCGGAACGGGCAAAGAGATGATTGCTCAGGCGATCCATCAAAACAGCCCACGCCGCAACAAACGCATCGTCGCACTGAACACCCGCGCGGTGTCCGAGAACCTGGTCGAAAGCGAACTGTTTGGCCATGTCAAAGGCTCGTTCACCGACGCGGTTGCCGATCGCGTCGGAGCGTTTCAGTACGCCAATGGCGGGACCTTATTTTTGGACGAAGTCGGCGACATGCCGATGAGCACGCAAATCAAATTGCTGCGGGTGCTCGAAGAAAGCCAAATCACTCGCGTGGGCGACAACAAATCGATCAAGGTCAATGTCCGCTTGATCTCGGCGACCAATCGGCCGCTCGAAGACATGATCGAAACGGGCGTGTTCCGAAACGATCTGTATTTTCGTTTGAAAGTCGTCACGGTGGAGTTGCCCGCACTGCGTGAACGCCGCGACGACGTGATCCCGTTGATGGATCATTTTCGCAAGATGTTTCTGCGTCGACACGAAAAACCAACCGCCCACTTCACCCCCGCGGTCACCAAACGGTTCTTTGCCTACGATTGGCCAGGCAACATTCGCCAGCTTCGTAACTTTGTCGAAACCATGGTGGTGCTCGACACCGACGGCTCACTCGACATCGACGACCTGCCACCGGAATTGGCCGACGAGGCCCCCGAGAGCAGCGAACCGGTTGCATTGGTGGGCGGCGGCGAATCCAGTTTGATCGGTCAACCGCTCAGCACGGTCGAGCGCTGGGCGATCGAAGAGACGCTGAAATTGACCGGCGGAAATCGCGAGGAAGCAGCCAAAATCTTGAAGATTGGGGCGAGAACGCTGTATCGCCGATTGGACCAATACAAGAACGAAGAAGAAGGCGGCGAGGAAGAACAAGCCGAGTAG